The following is a genomic window from Lysinibacillus sp. G4S2.
GACTTATCACCATAAGTATATTTTGTTCCATTTTTTTGTACGGCTTGGTAATTTGCTAAAGCGTTTTTGTATTGTGTAATCGCATTGCTCACTTGCTCATGTGAGGCGTTAGGATTATTAGCTACTGTTCTTGCACTAGCTACTGCTGATTCGAACACTGAACGTTCAGCTTGTGTTGTCCATTTGTCAGTCGTTAAAATGTCATTTCCGTTATAAGAAACTGCAACGTACGGAGGTGAAGCCACTAATTTACTTAGCTCAGTTTTATTCGCGACAGGTAAGGTCACAGAGGCTTTTTTATCATCCACCTGCACTCTGTTAATGAAGTGACCTGAATCCAATGCCACTTTTGCCCCTTGCTTGACAACCACTTGTTCAATTTTACCTTCTCCATAAAGTTTAAAATCTTTCTCCACATCGATTGTAAGCTTATCAACATTGGCCATCACTTCAAATGAATCAACTTTACCTACCACATCGACTTTAGAAATAGGTTGGTTAGCGGTTACATTTACTTTAGAACGCTCCACATTCATTTTGGGTGATTTAATATCTTCTAAAGAGACATATAACCAATTTATTTTTCTTGTCAGCAGAGGCTTTAATGTGATGATCTCGCCAACGGCTACTTCATCAATTGTAATTGCACTCTTTACTCGATTCGTTATGATAAGTTCACCGTCAATATCGACATTTTGCACTTTAACATAATCCGCATTTACAGTTAGGTTTCCTTCTATCTGCGCATCACCGCCATTAAAATACACTGCTTTTTTGTTTGTACCAGCTTTATTTAATGTTAGTGCTGTAACGCTCGTAATTTCACCGTTTTTCACTACTATTGTCGCTTCGGCATTCATCAATGCAGTTTTATTCGATGTGTTAAAGAGGGGCTTCAGCGACTGACTAATTTTAAATTGGCCATTGGATGTAATTACTTTCTCTTTATTGATATTGGTAATGGTAACGGTTTGTCCCTTTGTTTTGGCTGCAGCTACCTGCTTTTCAATTTGAATAGAGTGGTTTAAAGGTGAATCACTCGAAGCTGCGTTTGCGGGTAACACTGGCAACACTAAGGTTGTTGTAATAGCTGTTGCCATAAAAGTAGATAATGCTTTATTTTTCATGTTAGTCACTCCGATCATCGTATTTAATGGATAATATATCATATATTTCTTTAATTTAGAATGTAAGAATGAGTTTTTACTTCTTATCATAAGTGGGGAAGACGTTTGTTAAACCGTATGCCATGTAGATAAGTTATTTTCGTTCCGACTGGGCGACTCCTTGGGAATTAGCTTAGCGTCACAGATGATCATATTTAAATAAAACAACAGGCGTGTTAATTAGGATCGAGAAAAATAGTCAATCAACACACCTTATAAAACAATTAAGCCCTTTTTCTGTATCATGTATTTTTAAAAAATATAATCCTTGATTTCTCTTTAAATCTGCGAAATTCTACTTTATTCGCTAAATCTATTGTTGTGGTACAACCTTTCATCCATTATGATTATGTTATCTTCCGGCGGATGTCACGGATTTTCAAAGGAATGAATTGTGCCTGCACAATTCAAAATTCGGACGCATTGTTTATCTGTAGCGAAAGCGAAGTGTCAGCAACAAATGTTTTCTGTGCGAAAGCGAAGCGACAGCAACAAATGTTTTCTGTGCGAAAGCGAAGCGACAGCAACAAATGTTTTCTGTGCGAAAGCGAAGCGACAGCAACAATTATGCCAAGGCGAAATTGATAAAAGGGGTGTTGTGATGGGCAAATCTAGGAGTATTGCTTTAAAGTTATCTTCCCTAATTATAGGGTTATTTTTAGTGCTATTTATTACATATACAACGATTACAGGTCTTATTATAAAGACGCAAAGTGTTGATGATGCGGAAAGTGCGACACTTGAAACGGCTGAATATTCGGCAGCAAAGATGAGTGAACGTTTTGAGAAAGCGAATACGACATTGCTAACAACGAAGCGAATAATTGAGGGCATGGAGAAAAAAGGCGAGCTTTCCGCTAAAACCATAATAGATATGATGGAAAGTAATTTAGCTAATAATGAAGATTTACTTGGTGTGGGTGCTGTTTTTGAACAGAACTCTACAAAGGTAGATCCGACCATTAATGCTACTTTGGTGGATTCAAAAAATCGCTTTGTCCCTTATTTAAGTAAAGATGGGGATAAAATAACAACTGCTTCTCTTGAAGGCCTCGAAGATAAGGGTGTTTCTGAATGGTATTGGATACCAAAAGAACAAGGACGGGCAGTTCTAACGGAGCCCTATGACTATAATGTAAATGGACAGACAGTACCGATGACAACGATTTCTGTTCCATTAGTCGATGCTTCAGGAGAATTTTTCGGCATATTGACGGCTGATTTAGCTATTGATTATTTAAAAGAATTGACAGAGTCCGTAAAGCCAGAAGGTGGCTATGCAGCTATCATTACTGATAAAGGAGTTTTAACTGCAAATAGCTTTGGTGAGGCTTTAAAGGGACAAAATATGCAAGATAATATGGACTGGGCAAGCATTAGACAAACAATGGAAAAAGGCGAGCTCAAAAGTATGTATGTGGATTCCAAAGAGCTTAAGGAAAATTCATTTAATGTTTTTGCTCCGATGATTTTAGATGGAATTGATGAAACATGGACTGTACAAATAGTGCTACCAAAATCCAAAATATTAGAAACGTATAATCATGTACTTGTTTTTACAATCATAGCGTCAATTATTATAGTCGTTTTAATGACCGTTGCTAGTGCGCTGTTTATCTATAAATTATTGAAGCCATTAAAGTTTTTACGGACTTCTATTGAAACGGCAGCAGATGGGGATTTAACTCAAAAAGTAGATGAGAAGTATATTAAACCTGATGAGATTGGTGCGGTTGCATTAGCTTATAATAATATGTTGGATCAAACGAATAGTGCCATTCAAACAGTGCTGAATTCTGCGACATCGC
Proteins encoded in this region:
- a CDS encoding methyl-accepting chemotaxis protein; the encoded protein is MPAQFKIRTHCLSVAKAKCQQQMFSVRKRSDSNKCFLCESEATATNVFCAKAKRQQQLCQGEIDKRGVVMGKSRSIALKLSSLIIGLFLVLFITYTTITGLIIKTQSVDDAESATLETAEYSAAKMSERFEKANTTLLTTKRIIEGMEKKGELSAKTIIDMMESNLANNEDLLGVGAVFEQNSTKVDPTINATLVDSKNRFVPYLSKDGDKITTASLEGLEDKGVSEWYWIPKEQGRAVLTEPYDYNVNGQTVPMTTISVPLVDASGEFFGILTADLAIDYLKELTESVKPEGGYAAIITDKGVLTANSFGEALKGQNMQDNMDWASIRQTMEKGELKSMYVDSKELKENSFNVFAPMILDGIDETWTVQIVLPKSKILETYNHVLVFTIIASIIIVVLMTVASALFIYKLLKPLKFLRTSIETAADGDLTQKVDEKYIKPDEIGAVALAYNNMLDQTNSAIQTVLNSATSLNQASNHVHEAFNEIVASSQEVSVAINEIAQGASKQSEDTEETNYQIMDLSDQIDAITTLSNEMDELSNKTKATTDRGMKEVESLRERNSETNAMNGRIQQQMESLASNISDINQIIASIQGITEQTNLLALNASIEAARAGEHGKGFAVVAEEVRKLAEQSKKETEVIKRTVGSILENSQQTVAVIASNAGLMQAQNESVQSTEIAFKDNSELSSSIETSINELMSMLSHMLEHKNQAIMAIQSISAISEETAASAEQVSASAIDQQAELQKVAESINSMNEISKELQAVVNRFKLA
- a CDS encoding S-layer protein; translated protein: MKNKALSTFMATAITTTLVLPVLPANAASSDSPLNHSIQIEKQVAAAKTKGQTVTITNINKEKVITSNGQFKISQSLKPLFNTSNKTALMNAEATIVVKNGEITSVTALTLNKAGTNKKAVYFNGGDAQIEGNLTVNADYVKVQNVDIDGELIITNRVKSAITIDEVAVGEIITLKPLLTRKINWLYVSLEDIKSPKMNVERSKVNVTANQPISKVDVVGKVDSFEVMANVDKLTIDVEKDFKLYGEGKIEQVVVKQGAKVALDSGHFINRVQVDDKKASVTLPVANKTELSKLVASPPYVAVSYNGNDILTTDKWTTQAERSVFESAVASARTVANNPNASHEQVSNAITQYKNALANYQAVQKNGTKYTYGDKSSLQSLINSVQYVTVSWNNGNDVASYVPWTTQSEKDALVSAVSSAQSVVNNYYASQSDITNSISNLNYAINTYKNAQKYGTSYQTNGDRSALLSLINSVQYVAVSWNNGNDVASYTPWTTQSEKDALVSAVSSAQSVANNSYASQSDITNSISNLNYAINTYKNAQKYGTYQTNADRSSLLSLINSVQYVTVSVNGSELSSTTIWTTQSEKDALVSAVSYAQNVANNGYSSQSEISSAYNYLYSAISTYRSNHKSGVNYRNYVDKSWLTSLINSVQYVKTSANGDGTDIPYYEKWTTERAKRDLEKAVQNAQYVVNNSYASSYEVTDAINSLDKAISIYKEAQSDGSKR